One region of Chryseobacterium muglaense genomic DNA includes:
- a CDS encoding single-stranded DNA-binding protein, translated as MNITGRLTRDAEVRTTSQDKQVVNFSVATNDSYRTKQGERVEQTTYFDCSYWITPNVAKLLTKGTLVELSGRVSTRAWTGNDGEPRAGLNFHTSNIKLHGGSKKSETAQATTGTNNNKTEDDLPF; from the coding sequence ATGAACATTACAGGAAGACTGACAAGAGATGCGGAAGTACGCACAACGTCACAAGACAAACAAGTAGTAAACTTTTCAGTAGCGACCAACGACAGCTACCGTACCAAACAAGGCGAGCGTGTAGAGCAAACAACCTATTTTGATTGCTCCTATTGGATAACCCCAAATGTAGCCAAGCTACTTACAAAAGGCACTTTGGTGGAACTATCGGGAAGAGTAAGTACAAGAGCGTGGACAGGCAATGACGGAGAGCCAAGAGCAGGACTAAATTTCCATACATCAAACATAAAATTACACGGAGGTAGCAAAAAATCGGAAACGGCACAAGCTACTACAGGCACAAACAATAATAAGACAGAAGACGACCTCCCATTTTAA
- a CDS encoding DUF932 domain-containing protein, giving the protein MAHNINFNERTGRYSFFSVQQKAWHGLGQIVEQYPTSEEAIKHAGLDYEVVKSPLFTKGSGIIETANDIEIGSSELEVPNYFANIRTDNNSVLGVVGKDYHIVQNREAFNFFDAIVGGGEGILYETAGALGNGERIFITAKLPDYIRVGNGDDVTEKYIFLTTSHDGSGSITAAFTPIRIVCQNTLNASLRTMTNVVRIKHTSGAKQRIENAHKIMGLANTLSNQLEGIFNEWAKVKVTDQEVKKLIQLALCPNKETFDLLKKGAMDEISTVFKNTVEDAFAYAMISDTQQMDTTKGTLFGAYNAVTGYYQNVRNYKNDEAKLQSIVLGGTAQLKSQKAFELCNGFALDGAEILNLN; this is encoded by the coding sequence ATGGCACATAATATCAATTTCAACGAGAGAACAGGACGTTATTCATTTTTTAGCGTACAACAAAAAGCGTGGCACGGTTTGGGGCAAATCGTGGAGCAATACCCGACAAGCGAAGAAGCTATCAAGCACGCAGGGTTAGATTACGAAGTCGTAAAATCCCCACTGTTTACCAAAGGTTCGGGCATTATCGAAACTGCTAATGATATAGAGATAGGCAGTAGTGAATTGGAAGTACCCAACTATTTTGCCAACATACGTACCGATAACAATTCAGTATTAGGAGTAGTTGGCAAGGATTACCACATAGTACAAAATCGTGAAGCCTTTAATTTTTTTGATGCTATTGTAGGCGGTGGCGAGGGTATTCTCTATGAAACCGCAGGAGCATTAGGAAACGGAGAACGTATTTTTATCACAGCCAAATTGCCTGACTATATCCGTGTAGGTAATGGCGATGATGTTACGGAAAAGTACATTTTCCTAACCACTTCGCACGATGGTAGCGGAAGTATCACAGCCGCATTTACTCCTATCCGTATAGTTTGCCAAAACACCTTAAACGCTTCGTTACGCACTATGACCAATGTAGTCCGTATCAAACATACTTCGGGAGCAAAACAACGTATTGAGAATGCCCATAAGATTATGGGACTTGCCAATACATTGAGCAACCAATTAGAGGGCATTTTTAATGAGTGGGCAAAAGTAAAGGTAACAGACCAAGAGGTTAAAAAGCTAATCCAATTGGCACTTTGCCCGAATAAGGAAACCTTTGATTTGCTAAAAAAAGGTGCTATGGATGAAATTTCCACAGTGTTCAAAAATACCGTTGAGGATGCATTTGCATACGCAATGATAAGCGATACACAGCAAATGGACACAACAAAAGGCACTTTGTTCGGAGCGTATAATGCTGTTACAGGCTACTATCAGAACGTGAGAAATTACAAGAATGACGAAGCCAAATTACAAAGCATTGTATTGGGTGGTACTGCTCAACTCAAATCACAGAAAGCATTTGAATTGTGTAATGGTTTTGCTTTAGACGGTGCAGAAATCCTAAACCTTAATTAA
- a CDS encoding PRTRC system protein E: MNTNFFNQIQQLDFTGVLQLNISKGIESNLIVTVLLNNEQCGDSAKNGIPPLTFNATPQEFDEGFFEQITTPIQKVSGLMVDMEKFLKQLEEVKKHSAIEKEKADRQKKEQEAKDKKFKDAMAKADELEKEGKFREAWMKVPDITEFPEKADEIRKRKTSLSDKFATPSLFGAMEEATPEPPEEAVTGDYPIDEADEEEQY, translated from the coding sequence ATGAACACAAATTTTTTCAATCAGATACAGCAGTTGGACTTTACAGGAGTTTTACAACTGAACATTTCAAAAGGAATAGAAAGTAACCTAATTGTAACAGTATTGCTCAATAACGAACAATGCGGAGATAGTGCCAAAAACGGTATTCCCCCATTAACATTTAACGCCACGCCCCAAGAATTTGACGAGGGATTTTTTGAGCAGATAACCACACCTATACAAAAGGTATCGGGCTTAATGGTGGATATGGAAAAATTCCTAAAGCAATTGGAAGAAGTTAAAAAGCATTCCGCAATAGAAAAAGAAAAAGCCGACAGGCAGAAGAAAGAACAGGAAGCCAAAGACAAGAAGTTTAAAGATGCTATGGCAAAGGCTGACGAACTCGAAAAAGAGGGCAAATTCCGTGAAGCGTGGATGAAAGTACCCGATATAACAGAGTTTCCCGAAAAAGCGGACGAGATACGAAAACGCAAAACATCATTATCCGACAAGTTTGCCACACCGAGCCTTTTCGGAGCAATGGAAGAAGCAACACCCGAACCGCCAGAGGAAGCAGTTACTGGCGATTATCCTATTGATGAAGCGGACGAAGAAGAACAGTATTAA
- a CDS encoding PRTRC system protein C has product MLLATQLERVFILKDKGQDIRLTDPEPRWSVEAVMNFYANMYPILTTAKASAPQIKDDAVEYKFESVMGTKG; this is encoded by the coding sequence ATGTTATTAGCAACCCAATTAGAGCGAGTTTTCATACTCAAAGATAAAGGACAGGACATTAGACTGACCGACCCCGAACCACGTTGGAGCGTGGAAGCCGTAATGAATTTTTACGCTAATATGTACCCGATTTTGACAACAGCAAAAGCATCTGCACCGCAAATTAAAGATGATGCAGTAGAATACAAATTTGAGAGCGTAATGGGTACGAAAGGTTAA
- a CDS encoding PRTRC system protein B gives MNNVNDITENFGTLYHPKSALVFYETIGTNTDLYVEHFDMDSNGMPINAHPLTVKEANILAKSLQTDEEKNQAFLKPKGILPTNILHINPNAEKCTVLWYTKAQQRKLYFVDSLGIPNGKAQVPPMLWLASKSSLTVFALANDRRPTEKTLLHYAPFFNIYEKGNVCMGTVSIDIKNSASVEEFIQAWEHYFFNSYFSHSLCENLTKKNIVTLWKDLINTDKPFPKEVLKKNNKTLKNIL, from the coding sequence ATGAACAACGTTAACGATATCACCGAAAATTTTGGCACATTGTACCACCCAAAATCCGCTTTGGTTTTCTATGAAACTATAGGCACAAATACCGATCTGTACGTGGAGCATTTTGATATGGACAGCAACGGAATGCCTATCAATGCCCACCCACTAACGGTAAAAGAAGCCAATATTTTAGCAAAGTCCTTACAGACCGATGAAGAAAAGAACCAAGCCTTTTTAAAACCGAAGGGAATATTGCCTACAAATATCCTGCATATCAATCCGAATGCTGAAAAATGTACGGTACTTTGGTACACCAAAGCACAGCAACGGAAACTGTATTTTGTGGATAGTTTGGGCATACCCAACGGAAAAGCACAAGTACCGCCAATGCTTTGGTTGGCGAGCAAAAGCAGTCTTACCGTATTTGCTTTGGCAAATGACAGAAGACCCACCGAGAAAACGCTATTGCATTATGCACCTTTTTTCAATATCTACGAAAAGGGCAATGTATGTATGGGTACGGTGAGTATTGACATTAAAAATTCGGCTTCGGTTGAGGAATTTATACAGGCGTGGGAACATTATTTTTTCAATTCTTATTTCAGTCATTCATTATGCGAAAACTTAACGAAAAAAAATATTGTAACCCTTTGGAAAGACCTTATCAATACGGATAAACCCTTTCCTAAAGAGGTATTGAAAAAGAATAATAAAACCCTTAAAAATATATTGTGA